In a single window of the Flavobacterium sp. W4I14 genome:
- a CDS encoding DNA-binding HxlR family transcriptional regulator (product_source=COG1733; cath_funfam=1.10.10.10; cog=COG1733; pfam=PF01638; superfamily=46785) has protein sequence MQNSTNNEYEAITNGENQDLFLNDSPLTGVFKVIGGKWKIMLIKAIAAQCPKRFGELKREMNFLSQGMLTTQLKEMERDGLIFREAFAESPPRVEYKLTSVGKTFLPVIDVLEDWWNTFQANK, from the coding sequence ATGCAAAACAGTACCAATAATGAATATGAAGCAATTACAAATGGAGAAAATCAGGATTTATTTTTAAATGACTCCCCATTGACAGGTGTGTTTAAGGTAATTGGGGGCAAATGGAAAATTATGCTCATTAAAGCCATTGCAGCACAATGCCCTAAGCGATTCGGCGAGCTTAAGCGCGAGATGAATTTCTTAAGCCAGGGTATGCTCACCACACAACTTAAAGAAATGGAACGCGATGGCCTTATCTTCCGCGAAGCTTTTGCAGAATCTCCACCACGCGTAGAGTATAAACTAACGAGTGTAGGTAAAACCTTCCTTCCGGTAATAGACGTTTTAGAAGATTGGTGGAATACCTTCCAGGCAAACAAATAG